AGTCCATACAAGCAATGACTAAGTCTTTACCTTTTGATTTCCCTACTGCACAACGTACAGCATCTTTAAGGTTTGTTTTTTCTTCAGCAGCTTTTAAGCGGTCTGGATATTTTTTAGTATCCTCAAATTTTAAAGGATCTTTAGAGGTTAAATTTTCATCTAACTCTTTAAATTTATTGTCGTCAAATAATATTCCAAAGTATTCTTTACTTCCAATTCTTACGTGGTAACCATCTTCAGGACTTACGTAAAAGTTTTTTTCAAGTTCTTTAGAGTCGACTATTTTTCCGGTTGGAGATTTATACCACAAACCTTTCGGGATGTCTTTTTTCTCTGCAGTTTCGGTAGTAATACCTTTTTCTTTTCTTTTAAACCAAGCCATATTGATTTACTATTTTGGGATTAAGATTTTAGATGTTTTCTAAAATCTATGTTTTTGTTAGTTATTAGTTTGCTTTATACAAGCGCGTAAAATTACAGTTTTTATTAATCAAACTCAAAAATAGTGGTCGCTATCTGTTTGTTATTGTCGTTTAAACATAAAAAAAATCCGTTTAAGTCCTGATGCTATTCAGTTTAAACGGAATTTTTATTTTAAGAAATAACCTTGGTTTGCGTTAGGGATGGAGCAATTGTTGGAGCACATCTTTGATTGCGACTTGTGAGAGCCCGACCCTTGGGTAACGCCAAAATTATTTTATAATGTATTAACATTGTTAAGATCTTCGAATGCTTTTTTAAGACGCTCTACAAAGGTAACTTCTCCTTCTCTTAACCATTTTCTTGGATCGTAATATTTCTTGTTTGGAGATTCAGGGCCGTCTGGACTACCAATTTGTGATTTTAAATAGTCTGTTTTTTCTGCCATATAATCTCTTACACCTTCCATAAATGCATATTGCATATCCGTGTCAATATTCATTTTTATGACTCCGTAACCAATAGCTTCTTGAATTTCTGCTTCTGTAGAACCTGATCCTCCATGGAATACAAAATCAATATGGTTGTGTGGTAAGTTGTGCTTTTTTGATAAAAACTCTTGAGAATTTTTCAAAATTTTCGGAGTTAACTTTACATTTCCTGGCTTGTATACTCCATGTACGTTTCCAAAGGCAGCTGCAATAGTAAATTGATCACTAACTTTTATTAATTCTTCATACGCATAAGCAACTTCTTCAGGTTGTGTATAAAGTTTAGATTCGTCAACATCACTATTATCGACACCATCTTCTTCTCCTCCTGTGATACCTAATTCGATTTCTAAGGTCATACCCATTTTACTCATTCTGGTAAGGTATGTTTTACAAATTTCTATGTTTTCTTCAAGTGGCTCTTCACTTAAATCAATCATATGAGAACTGTATAATGGTTTTCCTGTTTCTTTAAAATGTTGCTCACTAGCATCTAGCAAACCGTCAATCCATGGTAATAATTTTTTAGCGCAATGGTCAGTGTGTAAAATTACTGGTACACCGTAAGCTTCTGACATTAAATGGATGTGTTTAGCGCCTGCAATACTTCCTGCAATTGCTGCTTTTTCTCCGTCGTTACTTAAGCCTTTTCCAGCGTTAAACTGTGCGCCTCCATTTGAAAATTGAATGATTACTGGAGCATTTAAAGCTGCTGCTGTTTCTAAAACACCATTAATTGTGTTAGATCCAATCACGTTAACTGCTGGTAATGCAAAACCTTTTTCTTTTGCTAATTTAAAAATTGCTTGAACTTCTTTTCCTGTAGCAACTCCTGGTTTGATATTATGAGCCATTTTATTTTTTTTAGATGAATTTGTATAAGTTCAAAAGTACTAAAAAATGCTAAATTTTGTGAGGATTTAGAGATAAAACAACGCAAACGTTTTAGCTAAAAGGCTTGTTT
This portion of the Olleya sp. Bg11-27 genome encodes:
- the fbaA gene encoding class II fructose-bisphosphate aldolase, whose protein sequence is MAHNIKPGVATGKEVQAIFKLAKEKGFALPAVNVIGSNTINGVLETAAALNAPVIIQFSNGGAQFNAGKGLSNDGEKAAIAGSIAGAKHIHLMSEAYGVPVILHTDHCAKKLLPWIDGLLDASEQHFKETGKPLYSSHMIDLSEEPLEENIEICKTYLTRMSKMGMTLEIELGITGGEEDGVDNSDVDESKLYTQPEEVAYAYEELIKVSDQFTIAAAFGNVHGVYKPGNVKLTPKILKNSQEFLSKKHNLPHNHIDFVFHGGSGSTEAEIQEAIGYGVIKMNIDTDMQYAFMEGVRDYMAEKTDYLKSQIGSPDGPESPNKKYYDPRKWLREGEVTFVERLKKAFEDLNNVNTL